One region of Pogona vitticeps strain Pit_001003342236 chromosome 1, PviZW2.1, whole genome shotgun sequence genomic DNA includes:
- the LOC140703011 gene encoding alpha-1-antitrypsin-like — protein sequence MLNFYLCLFLLGICGFANNHHVPGRYGKDADDHHHPTESPDSLSYQKISRSNVNFAFKFFRQIVSEAGDKNVFFSPLSLSTALAFLSLGAKSTTLNQILTGLGFNETEISEQEIHDGFRHLLQMLNHPKAELELNIGNALFIHDRVHLLKKFVKDAKHCYQAEIFPANFKNTFEVEKQINSYIENKTHIKDAVKGLRPDSVMVLVNHVFLKAYWEKPFNSQATREADFFVDKKTTVKVPMMRKTSYVKTYRDADLSCEVVELPYKGGASALFILPDQGKLKHVEQALGEDRLFKWLNSLRGRRVELFLPRFSISGSYDIKNTLQKMGITDVFDDRADLSGMTGKPNLKVSKAIHKTYLNVHENDTEAAVATLLEMIQTPRPIVIRFNRPFFLSITIDRNILFLGGVQDPTKN from the exons ATGTTGAATTTCTACCTCTGTTTGTTTCTTCTGGGGATCTGTGGTTTTGCAAACAATCACCATGTCCCTGGCCGTTATGGTAAAGATGCTGATGACCACCATCATCCAACTGAATCTCCTGACTCTTTGTCTTATCAAAAGATCTCCAGAAGCAATGTCAACTTTGCTTTTAAATTCTTCCGCCAAATCGTTTCAGAGGCTGGTGATAAGAAcgtgtttttttctcctctgagCCTTTCCACTGCCCTTGCCTTCCTGTCCCTGGGAGCTAAATCCACCACCCTGAACCAGATTTTGACAGGACTTGGCTTCAACGAGACGGAGATCAGTGAGCAGGAAATCCACGACGGGTTTCGTCACCTTCTCCAAATGCTAAACCACCCCAAGGCTGAACTTGAGCTGAACATTGGAAATGCCCTTTTCATTCATGACAGAGTGCATCTTCTGAAGAAGTTTGTGAAGGATGCCAAACATTGTTATCAAGCAGAGATTTTTCCTGCCAACTTCAAGAATACTTTTGAAGTTGAAAAGCAGATCAACAGTTACATAGAAAATAAAACCCATATAAAAGATGCAGTCAAGGGTCTCCGCCCAGATTCTGTGATGGTTCTTGTAAACCATGTCTTCTTGAAAG CCTATTGGGAAAAGCCTTTCAATTCTCAGGCAACTCGTGAAGCTGATTTCTTTGTGGATAAGAAGACAACGGTAAAGGTTCCTATGATGCGCAAAACGTCATATGTCAAGACTTACCGTGATGCAGATCTGTCCTGCGAGGTGGTGGAGCTTCCTTACAAGGGTGGTGCCTCGGCCCTCTTTATCCTTCCTGATCAAGGGAAATTGAAACATGTGGAACAGGCTCTGGGAGAAGACCGTCTGTTCAAATGGTTGAACTCATTGCGAGGAAG GAGAGTAGAACTATTCCTTCCAAGGTTCTCAATATCTGGTAGCTATGATATTAAGAATACATTGCAAAAGATGGGGATCACTGATGTATTCGATGACCGTGCAGATTTATCTGGAATGACTGGGAAACCTAACCTGAAGGTTTCCAAG GCTATTCACAAAACTTACCTAAATGTCCACGAGAATGACACTGAAGCTGCAGTAGCCACCTTGCTGGAAATGATTCAAACTCCCCGCCCCATTGTAATCAGATTCAACAGGCCCTTTTTCTTATCAATCACTATAGACAGGAATATATTATTTCTAGGCGGAGTTCAAGATCCTACCAAAAATTAA